ATGATATTTATTACGATTTAAGGTAAGTTGTCTTTTCTTGGCCTTAAATTTTAGTAATTTTGAAACAAGGTTTGTATTCCttgttttaaatcaaaatttattctatagaaaataaacGCAGGAAAGAAATGCAATATGAACAAAGAgataaatatcaatatttgatatctttcaaaaaaattattaaataaggTTTTTTAAATAGATAATAGTTTTATGCGACATTCGAATCTTTTATAGTAGCGTTAATACCCGACATAGTTTTGACAATAATTCTGTTTAATAGATAGCTACAAGTATAGAAACCTTCTGCTCCATTAAAGTAAGAAAACAAAGTATATAAAACCACTTAAAGTATAAAGCAATGTTGAGCATAAAATATTACCTACtaagtaatatttttatacaacCTGCATTTCTcggaatatatatagagCTCgtttttatatacttttgtagttttatatacatatttagCTGGAGGAGGACAATTATAAGAACAGTTAATACGAAAAAGATCCGACAAGATATAACAGTGGCAGAGCTGTGGCTTTGTTATAATGGATAATGAAGCATGAATATCATCATAATTGGGGCTTTATGCAACAACTAATAACTTAATATGATTGATAACCCAACATGCATTAAGCATACTTGGTCCCACTACTAACAATACCCAGGTACTGATATTAAGAATGCATAAGGATATGATAGATTCTATTTTTGTATCAGGTAGTCAACTCGTTGATGATGGATCTGTTCATTTTTTGGATTATAAATTACTACGAAAATACCCCAGTAGTTTAAATTGTTCATTGTATATACTGTATATATTCTATATAAGTAAGGAGATTTTTCTATATCAAATagtataaaaattattcaacaaGTAACCTAACtaagatataaaaaaacaatgagtataaatattttgagcGCTGTAAACGCTGACCATTTTTATACgtaatactaataaaatcCCAATTAGGTAATTCATGTGTTATAAGGTTATCTAACAGAGTAGTGCGTTTGTCATAGGCTTAACTAATAACATAACATGTATGtcataaattttatttttaaagtgCTTGATGTGtcataatattcaataaataaatttcatgATGCACTAAACAGATAACCTAAGtggaaattttttcatccTACATTGATCATGAATTTCTTCCCAAATAAAACGTATAAATAACCAACCCAAGATCGATTTATAAGTTTGTATTTATTAGGTTTCTTTATATACATTTGATTCATACTAAGAAGAACAGGAGGCTTTCTATAAAAAGTTTATGCCATTAACTAAAGAAATTACTTTCTAAGCATGTCGGATtctagtaataatattacttATAACACCGAtgaaaagatttattttaagCATGTGATTTTCACTCTCTCCAtcaatttatataatatttacaaaactTGTGACCTGCACTTATAACAATCTATATAGCCTTTTACGAATCATTCCTCTTTTTCGAAGATATCGGAGGCAGTTTATTTGCATTAAACAACGTTTTAAGACTAGGCTTATTCAAGTTCTACTTGTAAATATATGCAATAccttaaatataattacaCAATGTATATCAACTGGcattatcatcaatatGAGATGATGGGAAAAAAATGCTaagttttaattatatattataaagaGCAATATTCTGATAAAAAGTCTAGAATTCTACTAGATACCTAGCTGAATTCTTGTAATCCATcaagtttttattttcttacTTATTTCAATCGAAGACTGAATTTACACCTCTACGAGtaattacaaaatttatatcatcatttttacAATGTCTCGAATATATAACTTTGAAATTTCGTCGTATTTGCCAAAATGTTTTATTACCCTCTGAATTTTCACTCGCATCAGTGTTTCTATATTGATTAGAATCCTTTACTAACGGTATCGCTTTATAGGATTTACTCAATAATATTCGTGTTGAAACATGATTTGACCATGTCAAACCCAGATTTGGCACCTGAGTTTCTACTTTTAATGTATAGCTATTATTCCTATTATTTCTACACTGCCTAGCTTTAATACTTCGCTTATTCCATCCAACTAGCCAACCTAGTTGATATTCATAATCCCAAATTTTTGGacaataattattattataaaacttTAATGGCTTATCAGAGACTTGATTAGATAATACAATAGAAATGCCATATTTATGActcaattttaataagttTTCAGCCGAattatctatatattttttattatcctGAATTTGTCTATACATATCATCGAAGTTAGATTTAGGATGAGTTTTTGTATTCAAGTTATTGTATCTTTTCCTTGGTATTTGTAGTTCGACTCTCATATGATGTGATATTGAATCAATGATAACCAATTTAATGTTTGGGTTTCTCTCCAATAAAATTGGTAATTGGACATTTAATATATGATCTTGCGAAATTAAATCGTTACATGAGAcagtatatattttctcttgcgaataatataaaaaatcgTTTTTTTCAAACTGGTAGctcttatattttttgttttctacAATTAAATCTTCCAACCTTCGTGTTGGTAAATCTCCTTCAGTGGTTATAAAAACACATGAGCCATCCAACCCCCCCTTCTCTATGCCCAATTGAACATTCAAtgataattgtaataaaaattgagTTTTACCAGATGAACTTTCACCAAATACTTCAGTTATTTCATGAGTATATATTCCTCCGTTTAAAAGTTGATCAATTTTTGGATCACCTGTTGTAAAATGCTGTATATCATTGTAATGTTGATtacttttcaaagattGTCGAGAATTAgtcaaaatatttgagCGTATATCAGGTTGCTTCGaaatatttggataatTAATGAGAGTATCCTGAGCTAacttatcattttcaattgacacttcattttttgttttaattaattgaataaagtgatcatttattgaatcgaattcttttattaattcattttgaaataaaacaatttcattaatagatcttttcaatttcttggATAATTCATTCGgtgataaaattaaaaaatcaattgtagtaactttattttctacACACGCATCAAACAGTAAAGAAAATTCCTCCTTATCAATAAGTTTACTCCGTGAATTTTCACTATATAGATCCATATGGTAAAACAGAAGCCAGAAATTctctttatttattcttttttttgaagaacTTCTGTTGATGATCGGTATCTGAAGGTCTCCTCATTcggttttttttttttttttttttcatttcttcTGTTGTAAATAgattttccaaatattgCTTCTAATTTACGCGTCAAGAGTTGAAAATTTAGGGATTACTTTTTGAGCGGGTAATCTTTAAGAggtattatatatttatgaaatatatacagAATTATGCATAAGCCATTAGAATAATATTCACGTCCGGGATAGCAGTACAAAATAGAAAGCTGcttttcaatataaaaCGATTCTGCAAAAACTTTTCTCCTCAGAGAATATAACTATATTATACCGTGTAACCTATGTTATAGTTAATTCCAGCTATCATAGAGTATTAACACATGGTCTAAACAAATCTATGCGtttgtatttttacttatccgtataattaaatatcgATATGATGGCTTCCGAACATAAGAGattgatgatttattattatttccatTATAGCGTATAAATAAACGAGTAAATGGTGTATATGGACATCAGTTAATAATGTATCAAAAAGCGTACAAAAGGAATATAGGGGGGTATAAgtttttatattatcattacaaTATATCACTTTTAGACAATACTTTTTTTAGAGTTTTTTAATATGAAAAGATGGAACATATAAAATACCAAGTTGGAAGATATGAAATATTGGTAAACAGTAGTAAAATAAAGTCTAATAATCAAGTTTACAAAAACAGATAACCATTAGACAAGGTTAGAATATATTAAGGGTAGGTTACAGGTGTATTATAACAATCAcattttaactttttctGGAAATCTAATGTTTTCTTGTTGAACTTCCGAGGAGCTAGAATCACTTGACAAACTCCTATTATCATGATCTAGAATATCCGGAGTATTTGATCTTCCAATTGTAGTAGTGCCTTCAGCACCCAACGCGTAATAGTTGTATCTTCttaattcatattcatGATCAGgattcttattattagctGACTTAGTTAGATCACTATTATGAGAAGTAGGTGGAAAATGCGATTCCCTAAGCCTTGCGGGGTCAGGTCTCGTTAGATCTAGCCCGTCTTCATCTTCACCAACTGGTCCTATTAgattattacaaatattacTTGATTCTGGCATTACAAAATCATTCCTAGCTATTGGAATTCGATTACTTGTAGATTGATTTGCCGGATATAAAGGTTCTAAATCAGGTGGTGCAATGTACTCTgctttattattcaaatgaaattctCCTCTTGCATCATAATGACCCAAATCCTGTGGGTTTGCCTGTTCAGAATATTCAGGTACATAATCTATGACATTATCACCATGTGAATTATAATGGTAATCTCTCTCACTTTGCCTATATGTTGGTGGAGTTATCCAAGACGTTCCTCTAATAGGTTGTTGTCCTCTAGtgattcttcttctattaACTCTAAACATAACTGTTATCATAATGAAAAACAAtagcaaaaataaaacaaataaaatatattttgccCATTTCCATGAACCTGTACTATAAGGATCATCTTTATCGCTAATAAAATAACCTGAATTGGAATCATCAACGCCTGTATTATCTGAAGCCCTTTGAAATAAAGATGGAGTGTCcattctaatttattattaattttttctttcagtATCTTTTAAACTTTGTACAAAGTTCTAGTATTCAATTGCGAATTAGAATAACTCATAAACAAAACTGGTTGAATATTTCACTAGTATTCAGAGTCTGATATAcagattaaaaaattttttttgctaaTTACTATTATGAAATCTGGCAGTCAAGTAATACCTTCAATGACAAACGATTGTATATGCTCCTACTACGAGAAGAAATACAGTGAAATTAGGTTTAACTTAAAGCTCGTCAAAATTTCGCTTTTCTTACTCATGGTATGAGAGGTTATGCTATCTACTTTATTGctaaaacaataataatttgtaaAGCAAATTCTCGAGGCACTGTTATTATTCTTCCACTTGTAGTCCATTCCACAAAGCGTACGTATTAGGTAAAAATGGCCCAATACGCCTCCTTCCCATTCCGGAGAGCGCCAATAAACACCAAAACGGGAAAAACCCCATCACACAAGGCTCAGCAATCCGACGACAAATTCTGTACAACAAAAGCAATTCTGCAATGCCTTCAGCTGGGTAAGAGACATGTAGAACCCATTGAACAACATGTGAAAATTTGCACTTTTGAATCATGCTTAGCAACGAACGAGTGACTTCTAAAACAATGGAGAGAATATTGACATCACTTTTATCATTGTAATACAACAATCTAGGAAGATCACTCTTTGCTGTAGGTTTCAAGGCTTGCTAGCTATTTTGAACTTTATCTCTCCAGTAAGATACGACACGCTTACGATGAAGAACACACTTCTGTTTTTAATATGCTGTcgaatatttcaatatgCTCTAGTTATATTCTCCCCATCGCCTGGGTTTGATACCTCTACGACACTGTTTTTGGAGGAAGCTGGTCTATGCAGAAAAATTAGCTTCTGGGAGACTCATTTATGGAATAAACTACTATCTTGGGattcaatatatttccTTAAAACATCGTTACAACCAGATGCAAATCCACAATATGAACATGAATATGCGTTTTCTCCTCTGTGGGCATCAGTTATCCGCTATACTAGTGTATTGTGTGGTATAGAGCTACCTGCAGACTTCAAGTCTGATACAAATGCTCATTATTTAGATACAGTGTATGcagttttaaaaattgcaGTATCTTTAAATAACTTGCTGATCCTTATTGGATCAATACTGCTCTGGCACTTAActgatatttatttttcaaatacaaattataGTAAGAAATATCGTTTAAGGCTATGCCGTATCACAgttacaattttttctgTATCATCTATGGCAGGGTTTATGACTTCCATATATTCGGAATCCCTAGCTTTATGTTTTTCATTTACAGGCCTGATATTCCATCATCGGAGTTTAAATATATCACATACATTTAAACATAATGGAGTTTATTCcctattattatatttttggtCGATGATTTGCTTTATATTAGCTACTCAAGTACGTTCTAATTGCTTATTATTGggaatttattatctatttGATCTACTTGCTTGTATAAGGAATAGTAACAATATAATATGCTTTAATATACCGTTATTATCTGGTCTAGGTTTATTCGTATCTTGGATTTACACTCAATATTACTTTccattttgtaaattttgtTTGCAAAATAGAGGTGAATGGTGCTTAACTACATGGAATATTCCATATTTACCTTTCGTAACTAAGATATCATTATATCAATACATTCAATCTATACACTGGCATGTtggatttttaaaatattggaCTATAAATAACATTCCAAACTTTATATTTGCCTTACCAAATATTGTCATATTAATATCAGCGTCCGTATATTTTATGAAAGATAGAACGTTCAAACGTATACCTTTGATTTATATTAACTTTTCTTTATgcttaatattaatattttttgccaatgttcaaattataaatcGAGTAAGTTCTTTCTTACCTTTACATCTATGGTATATtgcaataattttaattaatcaatcgattttaaatgataaaaaattaaaagttaaaaaggaaaaaaaaacaatttcaaaagacattattattaaaaaaacgTTTCTAGGAAAcaatattcattatattattgtCAACTATTATTTAATCTGGTTAGTTATATGGTTCCCATTACAAACGATATTTTTTGCGTCGTTCTTACCCCCAGCGTAAAAAAAAGTGCATTCTActtgtaaaaataaaaatagtaaaataaaCTATATATGGTGAGAGTGTgttacaaataaaatattgaagaagaaatgtATGTATTCTTTCCATtataaaaaagtattatatAAAGAGTAATGGCTgatgatatatatatatatatatatgtatataaatcaataataattattctaaTTATCACAGaaataaacaaaagatTAACGAAAGTAAAAGTTCATACTTTCCATgttgttttatttatttaatttttgagtCTTTTTCGAATTCTTCCTTAAATTTATCAGCGTTTTCTTTATTACCAAATCTAATGGCAAAGGTAAAAGCCTCAGCAGGGCCTTCAGCTACATCTGCTGTGCATGTGTATACCCAAGATCTGTCTGAACCAACGTTGGGctttaattgatattcaGGAGAGATAATATGATTAGCACATACCTTTAGAGTCTTATCTCTTCTCATCAATAATCTAACTTTCTtagtttctttattttgCAAGAATTTACAATCCCCAGTACCTCTTTCTTTccattctttattttcagcATCAAATCTAAATAATTTGGCTCTAACTTTATGTAATacttcttcattttcttcattagtCTTGACATCAACTTTTTCTAAATGAACTATTGGCTCGAAATGAACATctgtttcttcttcttcttcagtttCAGCTTTAGCTTTTTTGTCATCTCCAGCATCTTCTTTCTCTTCCTTTActtcttctttctttaCTTCCTTCTTACCACCAAACATTGAGAAAACCGCAGCAGATGGAGGTTTTTGAGTAGACTCATTAGTTGGCTTTTCGGCTGGATTAGAAGCAATTTTTTCAGACATGttaattgtaattgatGAGTGTAAGTAATGATATTCTTGTCCAATATATGTATCGTAAGACAATTCACAACAAAAGTATATTTAATGCCAATCCAAATAAAGGAATGTTTGTTGTAAGGTAAAGATATGCTACTTTGTGGTAATTGGACAATACGGGAAGCCATTCTCaacaatatataaagaaaaattcagaTATGATCTGTAAAACCTATGTTAACAAACAATGCATTGATCGGTTTGACGGGCTTCGAATCTTCACATCTCCAGGAGACTGGtgtatttgaaaaaatttcattgaaAAGTACGGTAAGAGGAACAGAGcgaaaaatctttaaaaaactCAGATTGCCGAGGCGACAATAAACAAGGCAAAAATGAGTTTGTGTCactctaaaaaaaaagatacgACAGTAAAGATATAAGGAATATTAGGGCTACTAGTATAATTTGCTTTCAGAAAAAAGAGATAGCAGAGTCATAAATAGAGTAAATATTTGGCTCGAGCTACTggtatatatttatctaCATATGCATATATAAATACGTATGGGAGTGACGAACCTATTCAGCTGCCACGTCGTCTTCTAAACGTTCGAGTACATCCATACCATTAGTAACGCTATCTTCTGTTCCTTCATCAATATCGTCCTCTTCTCCTGCTTCATCCCCTTGTCCTTCATCCTCATCCTCTTCTTCGTCTTCTTCTTCGTCCTCTTCATCAATACTAATATCCATTGTCACAGCGTCATTTATCGATTCTATATTGTTGGAATTTGCTGGTGTATTGCTATCGCTAATTGCTGATATTTCACCACTTTCGTCACTTTTTGCTACTAATTTATtctcatttttatttatttttgtagATTGTTTCGTTTTTGGTATGGTATTCATCGATGGTGGAACGGATGTTTCAGTATCCACTAGAGATTTGATTTGCATTTCATTCTTCGGCGGAGAAAGTTCTACAGCTGTATTCAATTTAGAAGTCGCAGTATCAActgaattattagttgaAGAGCTGTTAACATTCCCTTTTCCATATTTTGTGTTATAAATCTGCATTTCACGTTGGTATCTTAACCTATCTTCACTATATAATTTGTAATATGGCTTTCTTTCTTGTTCATCCAAATTCTTCCAAGCTTCTGCAAGAGCCTTAGTCACATCTGCAGATCCACtttgtttgattttttctttagttTCCTCACAAAATAGTAAATAGGCATTTGTAGGTCTTTTTGGTAAATTTGGGTCTCTGTCCTTTAACTTTTGAGCTCTTGTCCTATGTATTTTGTTCGCCTTATTCTTACCTTTACGAATGGGCTTGCGAGCAGACGTTTTCCCAGTTGATGAATTTGTCAGAACTTGAGGATTGCCAGAGTTGATATTATTCTGAGATCTACCTTCACTATTAATGCTACGTCCACTTTCAGTAGAAAGACTAGTTGATCCAGCACTCATACCATTACCTATATTGTTACTAATTACATGCTTAATACTAGAATTTATAATGCTACTGATATTATTGTCACCATTAGCATTTGCTGCATTTTCAATCGTCAATAAAGTTGGCAAAGGATTTTCATCcttaatatttgtaattgaatCAATCCGTGATTCTAACCTTTCCAAAAGAATACTGTACTCGAGTCTTAACcgtttaattgaaaaacgAGTACGCTTAATACTTAACCCTAGAGTTTCATTTGCTTCTTTCAGTTTATTGACTTCGTCAATActcattaaattttcttctgTCATTAGTGtctatttataattttcctctttttgataaattccTAAATTATAGAGTTAGTAAAGTGTCAACCACCACTaagtatataatatttcacAGAGTAGAGCtatctatatttttgtaGGTGTCTTTACCATATTACTACTTGTGATAATGATAagtatttcattttttctGTAGTTTTTCATTGATTTCCTTTGATTATTGCGCGAACGTATTTGTTAGTTAATTATCTGGAGACATGAATCAcaatttaatttgaaaaactaACGACCCTGCCGTATTAACTAAGTCAAACCTAAAACAAAAcacaaaataaagaaattgagATGTTACTATCTTATATATTGATTTTATCATAAACATATGACATCCATTTTATGTCTACTATAATCCAAGATATTCTAAACTTATTAGGATTGTCGTGATTGGAAGTTTTGTAAATCATTTCAAAGTATCAGCTTATAAATCGAAAATACACTATTTACTTTCAATCTAACCTTAATAAAGAGCTTatccaaataaatataatatattatcagATAAAAATGGACAGAGCTGAGTCTTTAAACGGTTCAGTTGATCGAAGTCATAACCAATCTACAATCGAGTTGGACTTTGAACAACAGCCATTATTAGGACACACTAGCGTACCTTCTCATTCTCATCATATTTCAGATGTTTCAAACATTAAGGAGACAGTTCCAGAATGTATAGATCAAGAAGATGATTCATTGAATGTTAATTCTAATCTACATAATGAGCCGCATATTTATACACAAAAGTCTAGTAAAGctcaaaaatatattcctCCTAAATATCCACACAGTAACTTAACAACTACCAATATTGGAAACAATGAGTGCCAGCATGAAGCTCCCCAAATGCCATTATACGATAAAAATAAGCGTCTGAATGATCAAACAAATAAGTCGAAGAATAAGTCGAAGAATGGGAGGATGGGGCCACAACGAACATCAAGAACCGCTAGAAAGCTAAAATTACTGCCTGAAGGACCATTTCAAATGACCCCAGCTGAGTTTCAGACTGATATCTTCCCTGAGCAAGAAGTATACTCTCAAGTTAATCGGATAACAGATAAAAATGCTAGACGTGACGCTGAAAAACTGGGAAAGGCGCATAGGCATTTACTTCCTAGAACAACTGCGTATTGCACAGCTAGCAGTTATAACATGAGAGGACTTATTCACTGGTTAAAAGAGACTAAAAAGGCACACCAAACAACTCCTAAATTGTTTGACGAATGTCTTTATACAccatttatatataaagattGGCGAGGTAGTAAACGTTTTGAGCATGATGATGTTATTCGTTTAGACGATGAAGGAGGAGATATTAATGTTAGCGATAAACAGCcagatttatttatttttgaatacGGTGTCATTGTAATGTGGGGTTTCATAGAAAGGGAAGAGCAAGCACTGTTGGCCGATattgaaagatttgaaCGTGAGAAATTAGCTGAAGAAGATATTCAAATCGaagaattcaattattatgtGACACAAAGTTACCAGCCAAGGAtttataatgattttattaCACTTAGAGACGGGTCAAATTATATGGttaaattatctatatCTCATGCAATTGCACAGAGCgtaaaaatttctttgtttGAAGAGTTAGTCGATAACACTATCGAAGATACACAAGGTATTCCTCAAGAAATCGCACTAAGTGGTAAAGTATCAATGAGTAAAGAAGACATAATGAAAAGTATTGGAGAGCTGTTTATATTACGAATTAACATAAATTTGCATGGCTCTGTTTTAGATTCCCCAGAGATTATGTGGTCAGAGCCTCAATTAGAGCCTATCTATCAGGCAACTAGAGGCTATCtagaaataaatcaaaGAGTTGCTCTGCTAAATCAAAGATTAGAAGTAATCTCGGATCTTTTACAGATGCTGAAAGAGCAACTTGGCCATTCTCATGAAGAGTACCTGGAGTTTATAGTAATCGTATTGGTTGGCGTAGAAGTGCtgatatcattaataaatattgcTGTAGATCTAATTGCAAGTAAAACTTGAATAAACTTAATCGGACGAGTTTCATGTCCTGCATTTTATAGTCAAATATGAATGGCATCTTCCCTTCTAAAATTGCTATTGAAATGATATGTGACTAATCTAAATACATATCTGTAACAATATCTATAACAATATCTAGGCCAAGCTCTAGTTCTTGCTTATTTACAATTCTGTAAGTAGCAATTTACTAAATGATCtatgaaataaaaagaaaaaagctACAGCTTGGGGTATAAGTGTCCTGtgtaatagtaataattgTTGGAAGGTTTCTCATTGTCCAGATATTTCCTTTCGCAATAATTAGGGTTAGATATAAAATACCGCGTCATATTGGTCTATTGTTGCATACATTagcattttcatcattttgtCGAGCAATTATTTCTGATTACTTGATGATAATTATACTATGATTATTTCTAACAGGATTCTTAATTACTTCTAAAACTTTCTTAACTAAGCTTTTAAACGAACTAGGATATCAGAACCAATGACCTATAAATGCGTATTTTCGAAGATCTATAGTTTCTAGTAAACAGGAAATTAATCCGtccttttcttcttcaaacAGTAGGAATTAGTTTATCTTTACAAGATAAacttattgaaatttctcATAAAAGTTTAATATTCCTGGAATGCTTATTGTTCAATAAATAACGATCGTTAATACCAAAATTCGAAATAGAatgaacttttttttacagCCTCAAATATAATACTTTGTCGGAATGAAATCATGTTTTATACTAACTAGAGGAGTGACTTCTTATTTTATGATGTCTACAAGTAgtaatttatattcataTCTCATTTCCATTATTTTCCTACATGAGGGTCCTCTTATTCTCAAGTGATAAGAGTAAAAATatactgggattcaagagagttagacattgttatacagtgtttaagatataaagacgattactttatttagatatatatagtaaatactataactaaaatgaatatatttcttaaacagtgtttttcgatataaacagaaaaaaacattttaaacaataagtcacgtgataaaagtcttttaccacttaatagaaaatgatataatcatattccagcaaaATATGAcctaaaagaattaatattttaactaTAGGAGTTGCCGAcaaaaatgttaaattctattattattacatctcaaaattgatataatatttatatatgatGCACTTGTATACTTCTATACATTTCAAACATAACTTCAAGCTATTTTAAAACTgtaaacaaaaatttcGCTCAAATATAGTAAATGCTCATTTGCTGAGCTCTTTTAACTTTCTTTCAACAGTTTGTACTTTACTAGCATAGCTTTGAGGCTTATCGGTTCTAGTTCCAACTCTAATGTCAGAATGAATTCGAACATAGCCATTCTGATGAGCTTTTAAATGTAGTTGACCTATTAAATACATAACATCATCCCAAGGCCCTTCTATTGTTGTACCCATACCATGTAAAGTACTACTTAATCCGCTTTCTTGGATTTGCTGCTCTATTTTGGTTACAAAATCAGAGCCACTTACACTATCAGTTCCAACTGGAAAGATACATAAGTCAACCAAGCATGGcaaagtatttttttctgtcattttattcaattgtCCCTGAACCACAATAGTTGCTAGTTAATTAGGGGATTTtactaatttatttcaGCTGTAATTCAAATCTAGGAATAAAGTTCGTCCATTCTCGCATTATAATTTCATATGAAACTATCGACATCACGCGCTAGCTTAAAGACTCGAATTTTTATAGCTAGAAAAATATGTGAGCAAATGGAATTGTAAAAATAG
This genomic stretch from Henningerozyma blattae CBS 6284 chromosome 1, complete genome harbors:
- the GPI18 gene encoding GPI-anchor transamidase GPI18 (similar to Saccharomyces cerevisiae GPI18 (YBR004C); ancestral locus Anc_3.201) codes for the protein MKNTLLFLICCRIFQYALVIFSPSPGFDTSTTLFLEEAGLCRKISFWETHLWNKLLSWDSIYFLKTSLQPDANPQYEHEYAFSPLWASVIRYTSVLCGIELPADFKSDTNAHYLDTVYAVLKIAVSLNNLLILIGSILLWHLTDIYFSNTNYSKKYRLRLCRITVTIFSVSSMAGFMTSIYSESLALCFSFTGLIFHHRSLNISHTFKHNGVYSLLLYFWSMICFILATQVRSNCLLLGIYYLFDLLACIRNSNNIICFNIPLLSGLGLFVSWIYTQYYFPFCKFCLQNRGEWCLTTWNIPYLPFVTKISLYQYIQSIHWHVGFLKYWTINNIPNFIFALPNIVILISASVYFMKDRTFKRIPLIYINFSLCLILIFFANVQIINRVSSFLPLHLWYIAIILINQSILNDKKLKVKKEKKTISKDIIIKKTFLGNNIHYIIVNYYLIWLVIWFPLQTIFFASFLPPA
- the NHP10 gene encoding Nhp10p (similar to Saccharomyces cerevisiae NHP10 (YDL002C); ancestral locus Anc_3.210), whose amino-acid sequence is MTEENLMSIDEVNKLKEANETLGLSIKRTRFSIKRLRLEYSILLERLESRIDSITNIKDENPLPTLLTIENAANANGDNNISSIINSSIKHVISNNIGNGMSAGSTSLSTESGRSINSEGRSQNNINSGNPQVLTNSSTGKTSARKPIRKGKNKANKIHRTRAQKLKDRDPNLPKRPTNAYLLFCEETKEKIKQSGSADVTKALAEAWKNLDEQERKPYYKLYSEDRLRYQREMQIYNTKYGKGNVNSSSTNNSVDTATSKLNTAVELSPPKNEMQIKSLVDTETSVPPSMNTIPKTKQSTKINKNENKLVAKSDESGEISAISDSNTPANSNNIESINDAVTMDISIDEEDEEEDEEEDEDEGQGDEAGEEDDIDEGTEDSVTNGMDVLERLEDDVAAE
- the RAD57 gene encoding putative DNA-dependent ATPase RAD57 (similar to Saccharomyces cerevisiae RAD57 (YDR004W); ancestral locus Anc_3.198) yields the protein MDLYSENSRSKLIDKEEFSLLFDACVENKVTTIDFLILSPNELSKKLKRSINEIVLFQNELIKEFDSINDHFIQLIKTKNEVSIENDKLAQDTLINYPNISKQPDIRSNILTNSRQSLKSNQHYNDIQHFTTGDPKIDQLLNGGIYTHEITEVFGESSSGKTQFLLQLSLNVQLGIEKGGLDGSCVFITTEGDLPTRRLEDLIVENKKYKSYQFEKNDFLYYSQEKIYTVSCNDLISQDHILNVQLPILLERNPNIKLVIIDSISHHMRVELQIPRKRYNNLNTKTHPKSNFDDMYRQIQDNKKYIDNSAENLLKLSHKYGISIVLSNQVSDKPLKFYNNNYCPKIWDYEYQLGWLVGWNKRSIKARQCRNNRNNSYTLKVETQVPNLGLTWSNHVSTRILLSKSYKAIPLVKDSNQYRNTDASENSEGNKTFWQIRRNFKVIYSRHCKNDDINFVITRRGVNSVFD
- the RCR2 gene encoding Rcr2p (similar to Saccharomyces cerevisiae RCR1 (YBR005W) and RCR2 (YDR003W); ancestral locus Anc_3.200), translating into MDTPSLFQRASDNTGVDDSNSGYFISDKDDPYSTGSWKWAKYILFVLFLLLFFIMITVMFRVNRRRITRGQQPIRGTSWITPPTYRQSERDYHYNSHGDNVIDYVPEYSEQANPQDLGHYDARGEFHLNNKAEYIAPPDLEPLYPANQSTSNRIPIARNDFVMPESSNICNNLIGPVGEDEDGLDLTRPDPARLRESHFPPTSHNSDLTKSANNKNPDHEYELRRYNYYALGAEGTTTIGRSNTPDILDHDNRSLSSDSSSSEVQQENIRFPEKVKM
- the YRB1 gene encoding Ran GTPase-binding protein YRB1 (similar to Saccharomyces cerevisiae YRB1 (YDR002W); ancestral locus Anc_3.204), yielding MSEKIASNPAEKPTNESTQKPPSAAVFSMFGGKKEVKKEEVKEEKEDAGDDKKAKAETEEEEETDVHFEPIVHLEKVDVKTNEENEEVLHKVRAKLFRFDAENKEWKERGTGDCKFLQNKETKKVRLLMRRDKTLKVCANHIISPEYQLKPNVGSDRSWVYTCTADVAEGPAEAFTFAIRFGNKENADKFKEEFEKDSKIK